The Chloroflexota bacterium genome contains a region encoding:
- a CDS encoding recombinase family protein encodes MKTQQLESPTPVALYARVSSDRQDVDLSVAAQLRALRDYARSKHYTVAREYVDEAESGRVADRPQFRKMIEAGSQPNAPFQVILVWKFSRFTRKREHAVAFKSMLRRKGIRVVSITEPADDSPTGKLMEAIIESVDEFYSENLAQEVTRGMRESASRGYFLGSRAPFGYLRVKVSDGVKERPTLEVDPATAPVVREIFESSLRGNGLKEICRELNDRGLTNRGARWYKGGLHYLLTNEAYTGAAVWGKTVKGAKNPDPVRVEGAWPALVSRELFDAVQRAMRDRAPKVRRPARVGSKFLLSGLLRCGLCGRPYTGQGAKSGRFAYYVCGTLHREGAGTCEARYLSAPRVEAFVVEKIRERILTEATIIELVTLVAEEIDALAGELAGRLAAIDAELTDVRQRLARLYEALETSALTLEALSPRILSLRHREEHLEAVREDAAAQLEQRRVDLPTTEEIRGYVADFRAFLQQGTVPERKALIRNFVEGIEVAGDEATLTYTIPMPNDGVTQEAASVLDFVQSGPPDTYRKEPPRDPRQAHSRRLLRDHALPHRRECG; translated from the coding sequence ATGAAGACGCAGCAACTGGAGTCACCCACCCCAGTGGCCCTGTACGCTCGGGTCTCCAGCGACCGGCAGGACGTGGACCTGTCCGTCGCCGCCCAGCTGCGGGCGCTTAGAGACTACGCCAGATCCAAGCACTACACAGTCGCCCGCGAGTACGTGGACGAGGCCGAGAGCGGCCGCGTGGCCGATAGGCCTCAGTTCAGGAAGATGATCGAGGCAGGCAGCCAGCCTAACGCTCCCTTTCAGGTCATCCTGGTCTGGAAATTCTCCCGCTTCACCAGGAAGCGCGAGCACGCCGTGGCTTTCAAGTCGATGCTCCGTAGGAAAGGCATCCGGGTGGTCTCCATTACCGAGCCCGCCGACGACTCGCCGACCGGCAAGCTGATGGAAGCGATCATCGAGAGCGTGGACGAGTTCTATAGCGAGAATCTGGCCCAGGAGGTCACGCGCGGCATGCGGGAGTCCGCATCCCGGGGCTACTTCCTGGGGTCCAGAGCGCCCTTTGGCTACCTTCGGGTCAAGGTCAGCGATGGTGTGAAGGAGCGTCCCACCTTGGAGGTGGACCCGGCCACGGCTCCGGTGGTGCGGGAGATCTTCGAGAGTTCCCTGCGAGGCAACGGCCTCAAGGAGATCTGCCGGGAGTTGAACGACCGGGGCCTCACCAACCGGGGCGCGCGCTGGTACAAGGGTGGTCTCCACTACCTGCTGACCAACGAGGCCTATACCGGCGCCGCCGTGTGGGGAAAGACGGTGAAGGGAGCAAAAAACCCCGATCCCGTGCGCGTTGAAGGCGCCTGGCCCGCATTGGTGTCCCGGGAGCTGTTCGACGCCGTGCAGCGGGCCATGCGGGACCGCGCGCCGAAGGTTCGCAGGCCGGCGCGCGTGGGCAGCAAGTTCCTGCTGAGCGGGCTGTTGCGGTGCGGCCTATGCGGCCGGCCCTACACCGGGCAGGGGGCCAAGAGCGGGCGGTTCGCCTACTACGTCTGCGGCACGCTGCACCGGGAGGGCGCCGGCACCTGCGAGGCACGCTACCTGAGCGCGCCCAGAGTGGAGGCGTTCGTCGTCGAGAAGATCAGGGAGCGGATCCTGACCGAGGCGACCATTATTGAACTGGTGACGCTGGTGGCCGAGGAGATCGACGCCCTGGCCGGGGAGCTGGCCGGCCGGCTGGCAGCCATCGACGCGGAGCTCACGGACGTGCGGCAGCGACTGGCGCGGCTCTACGAAGCCCTGGAGACCAGCGCGCTCACCCTAGAGGCCCTGTCGCCCCGCATCCTCTCGCTGCGGCACCGGGAGGAGCACTTGGAGGCGGTCCGGGAGGACGCCGCCGCTCAGCTGGAGCAGCGCAGGGTCGACCTGCCCACCACCGAGGAGATTCGGGGATATGTCGCGGACTTCCGGGCGTTCTTGCAGCAGGGGACGGTCCCGGAGCGCAAGGCCCTCATCCGCAACTTCGTGGAGGGCATCGAGGTGGCTGGGGACGAGGCCACGCTCACGTATACCATCCCCATGCCCAACGACGGTGTGACCCAGGAAGCAGCTTCGGTTCTCGATTTCGTCCAGTCCGGCCCACCAGACACCTACCGGAAGGAGCCTCCGCGTGACCCGCGTCAAGCCCATTCCCGACGGCTACTCCGCGATCACGCCCTACCTCATCGTCGAGAGTGCGGCTGA
- a CDS encoding VOC family protein, producing the protein MTRVKPIPDGYSAITPYLIVESAADLLDFLTNAFGAVERMQLEMPGGGIGHAEVEIDGAVLMLSDAMPPQFPAGASKLHLYVEDVDGAYAQALSAGATSVAEPADQFYGDRVARIVDPCGNDWTIASHVEDVDMDEVMRRIAAMEQP; encoded by the coding sequence GTGACCCGCGTCAAGCCCATTCCCGACGGCTACTCCGCGATCACGCCCTACCTCATCGTCGAGAGTGCGGCTGATCTGCTCGACTTTCTGACCAACGCCTTCGGCGCCGTCGAGCGGATGCAGCTCGAGATGCCCGGGGGCGGGATTGGCCATGCCGAGGTGGAGATCGATGGCGCCGTGCTCATGCTGTCCGATGCCATGCCGCCCCAGTTTCCCGCTGGCGCCTCCAAGCTCCATCTCTATGTCGAGGACGTGGACGGCGCCTACGCCCAGGCGCTGAGCGCCGGAGCGACCTCCGTGGCCGAGCCGGCCGACCAGTTCTACGGCGACCGCGTCGCCCGCATCGTGGATCCCTGCGGCAACGATTGGACCATTGCCAGCCACGTCGAGGACGTCGACATGGACGAAGTCATGCGGCGTATCGCCGCCATGGAGCAACCGTAG
- a CDS encoding STAS domain-containing protein, which translates to MNANWESHDGAIVATVDGRVDGANAHEFQEALEAVIKASESAVILDFEQLSYISSAGLRVVLLAAKELRKQDKQFAVCSLAGSILEVFKISGFDQIIPVHSTQAEAIAAVTA; encoded by the coding sequence ATGAACGCGAATTGGGAATCGCACGACGGCGCAATTGTTGCCACGGTCGACGGCCGCGTCGACGGTGCCAATGCCCATGAGTTTCAGGAAGCGCTGGAAGCCGTGATCAAGGCGAGTGAAAGCGCAGTGATCCTTGACTTCGAGCAGCTTTCCTACATCAGCAGCGCCGGTCTTCGAGTCGTCCTGCTAGCAGCCAAGGAGCTTCGTAAGCAGGACAAGCAGTTCGCCGTCTGCTCGCTTGCGGGTTCAATTCTCGAAGTGTTTAAGATCAGCGGGTTCGATCAGATCATCCCCGTTCACTCGACGCAGGCCGAGGCAATCGCCGCCGTCACCGCCTGA
- a CDS encoding SpoIIE family protein phosphatase, whose product MTDRPCKILVVDDEPDLEPLVLQRMRRSIRRGKYAFVFAHNGVEALERLNEDDEIDMVLSDINMPQMDGLTLLDQIPKVNPNIRSVIISAYGDMKNIRTAMNRGAFDFVTKPVDFGDLQVTIDRTMRHLNEWRAALAARDKLVSLQNELDVASKMQQSILPRTFPVRDDYEVFANMAPARNVGGDFYDLLQLDDGRIGLAVADVSDKGVPAALFMMSTRTLLKGAAIGRGDPGSVLSEVNDLLNESNETAMFVTLLYGVYDPATMEFTYANGGHNTPLVVHADGTSTELPLTDGVASGVMPELPYRQGQVTLAIGDTVVLYTDGVTEAMNADGEEFGVDRLREVFAANPPQDCEQANRTIFEAVHAFAGETPQSDDVTCLVFRPREAAS is encoded by the coding sequence ATGACGGATCGGCCATGCAAAATCCTCGTTGTCGACGACGAGCCGGACCTCGAGCCGCTCGTGCTGCAGCGCATGCGTCGCAGTATCCGGCGTGGCAAATACGCGTTCGTCTTTGCCCACAATGGAGTGGAAGCGCTTGAACGTCTGAACGAGGACGACGAAATCGACATGGTCCTCTCGGACATCAACATGCCGCAGATGGACGGGCTGACGCTGCTTGACCAGATACCCAAGGTCAATCCCAACATCCGCTCGGTGATTATTTCGGCCTACGGCGACATGAAAAACATCCGCACCGCGATGAATCGCGGTGCGTTCGATTTCGTCACCAAGCCGGTTGACTTCGGGGACCTGCAGGTCACGATCGACCGGACGATGCGCCACCTCAACGAGTGGCGGGCGGCCCTGGCGGCGCGCGACAAGCTGGTCTCGCTGCAGAATGAGCTCGACGTCGCCAGCAAGATGCAGCAGTCAATCCTCCCCAGGACATTCCCCGTGCGCGACGACTATGAAGTCTTCGCCAACATGGCGCCGGCGCGTAACGTTGGCGGCGATTTCTATGACCTGCTCCAGTTGGACGATGGGCGGATTGGCCTGGCGGTTGCCGACGTTTCCGACAAGGGGGTGCCAGCCGCGCTGTTCATGATGTCGACGCGCACGCTGCTCAAGGGCGCGGCGATTGGCCGAGGCGACCCGGGCTCGGTGTTGAGTGAGGTGAATGACTTGCTCAACGAGAGCAATGAAACCGCCATGTTCGTCACGCTCCTCTACGGCGTATACGACCCGGCCACCATGGAATTCACCTACGCCAACGGCGGCCACAACACGCCGCTTGTGGTACATGCCGACGGCACCTCCACAGAGCTTCCCCTGACCGATGGGGTTGCCTCGGGCGTGATGCCGGAACTCCCGTACCGACAGGGGCAGGTGACCCTTGCCATCGGGGACACGGTCGTGCTCTACACCGACGGCGTTACCGAGGCCATGAACGCGGATGGGGAGGAATTCGGGGTTGACCGGCTGCGTGAGGTCTTTGCCGCCAATCCCCCGCAAGACTGCGAGCAGGCCAACCGGACGATCTTCGAGGCGGTCCACGCGTTCGCCGGGGAGACGCCGCAGTCGGATGACGTTACCTGCCTGGTATTCCGACCTCGTGAGGCTGCGTCATGA
- a CDS encoding ATP-binding protein → MSARLSLTVKTQAEELARITAAVEDFGEQQDWPPDLVFRVNLALEELGVNIMNHGYDAGLHEFDITLISEDDTLTIEIVDDGRPFDPLHDAKQPDVGAAIEDRPIGGLGIYFVREMMDEMHYRREDGKNHLTLVSRR, encoded by the coding sequence ATGAGCGCCAGGTTGTCGCTCACGGTCAAAACGCAGGCCGAGGAGTTGGCGCGAATCACCGCCGCCGTGGAGGACTTCGGCGAGCAGCAGGACTGGCCGCCGGACCTCGTCTTTCGCGTGAACCTCGCTCTTGAGGAGCTGGGCGTGAATATCATGAATCACGGCTATGACGCAGGGCTGCATGAATTCGATATCACGCTCATCTCAGAGGACGATACGCTGACGATTGAGATCGTCGACGATGGCCGGCCATTCGATCCACTGCATGACGCCAAGCAGCCGGACGTTGGCGCGGCGATCGAAGATCGACCGATTGGCGGGCTCGGCATCTATTTTGTTCGAGAGATGATGGACGAGATGCACTATCGGCGCGAGGACGGCAAGAACCATCTCACCCTCGTGTCGCGCAGATGA
- a CDS encoding ABC transporter substrate-binding protein, translating to MARASLTAILGIAALLIGVVLAGCDAATSDGDVKRPTSEATPEAGPAPAVEPTGEPGVSDDRILFGQSAAFRGPAQELGLNMRLGILAAFHEANQQGGVHGRQIDLTWLDDSYEPEAAATNTLELINEQNVFALIGAVGTPTSRSATPVAQAAGVPYIGPFTGAEFLRDAATLDNVINMRASYYQETEEMVNRLTTDLGVERIAVLYQDDSYGLAGFNGVRLALERRGMEMAALGIYTRNTTAVKRALLDLRQGNPEAVIIIGAYQPVAAMIAWGRQTGFDPIFMTVSFVGSNALAEELGSGGAGVFVTQVVPFPTDGSIPVVRAYHRALANYDPDAIPGFVSFEGYLAGRLAIAGLERCGRNVSRACLFESFRSSDPYDIEGFRLSYGAGDNQGSDQVFLTVLGPDANYHPAETLRDVPR from the coding sequence GTGGCACGCGCATCCCTCACGGCGATATTGGGTATTGCGGCGCTCCTGATCGGGGTGGTTCTCGCCGGCTGCGACGCCGCCACTTCCGATGGCGACGTAAAGCGCCCGACGAGCGAGGCGACGCCTGAGGCCGGACCAGCACCCGCGGTCGAGCCGACCGGGGAGCCCGGCGTCTCCGACGACCGCATTCTCTTCGGCCAATCGGCGGCGTTCCGCGGGCCCGCCCAGGAGCTGGGTCTCAATATGCGGCTCGGTATTTTGGCCGCGTTTCACGAAGCGAATCAGCAGGGCGGCGTTCATGGGCGCCAGATCGACCTGACCTGGCTCGACGACTCATACGAACCCGAGGCTGCCGCCACCAACACGCTTGAGCTCATCAATGAGCAAAACGTCTTTGCGCTCATCGGCGCCGTGGGAACGCCGACGTCCCGCTCGGCAACTCCGGTCGCGCAGGCCGCCGGGGTTCCCTATATCGGACCATTCACCGGTGCTGAGTTCCTGCGCGACGCCGCAACCTTGGACAACGTGATCAACATGCGCGCGTCGTACTACCAGGAAACCGAGGAGATGGTGAATCGCCTCACGACGGACCTGGGCGTCGAGCGTATTGCCGTGCTCTACCAGGACGATTCCTACGGCCTGGCCGGTTTCAACGGCGTGCGGCTGGCGCTGGAACGCCGCGGAATGGAGATGGCCGCTCTCGGCATCTATACCCGCAATACCACCGCCGTGAAGCGGGCGCTGCTTGATCTGCGCCAAGGCAATCCCGAAGCCGTGATCATCATTGGGGCCTATCAGCCCGTCGCCGCCATGATCGCTTGGGGGCGGCAGACCGGCTTCGATCCCATCTTCATGACCGTTTCGTTTGTGGGCAGCAACGCGCTGGCCGAAGAGCTGGGCTCGGGCGGGGCCGGCGTCTTCGTGACCCAGGTAGTCCCATTCCCAACGGACGGCTCCATCCCGGTTGTCCGGGCCTATCACCGCGCGCTCGCGAATTACGATCCGGACGCCATTCCCGGCTTCGTGTCATTCGAAGGCTATCTGGCGGGACGGCTGGCGATTGCGGGGCTCGAACGCTGCGGCCGCAACGTGAGCCGCGCCTGCCTGTTTGAGAGCTTCCGCAGTTCGGATCCCTATGACATCGAGGGTTTTCGACTGAGCTATGGCGCCGGCGACAATCAAGGCTCGGACCAGGTGTTTCTCACCGTCCTCGGCCCTGACGCCAACTATCACCCGGCCGAGACGCTGCGGGACGTGCCCCGATGA
- a CDS encoding ATP-binding protein: protein MTAWIQRRLASRYRISTQLLLGIWGAVALTVAAGLVGWFSFNRVGDEQSRVNEGSVPELAAAFGVADYSSTLVAAAPRLTTAPTLDDVARAAISIDEAYGALEEQLAVLERGAAEDERVQRIRAHADSLIANIESIEADMAYFFDLTERSAALRLELADLRFRLDSVVIPAIDDQFFYAMTGYRNLGEAPAPRNEHFSETEFSSYRRLAEMQADASIAEQLLASASILSEPALLEALRERFEAAARRIQRNLAALESDALRAEVAPVFDQLLELGIGEQTGFDLLAAELELVARQRDLLASNQEITVDLIAEVNGLVSAAEASVEEATGASTQAIFTGRVLLLAISAVSVTGAVLIAWLFVGRFISSRLQMLSDWMRRLAGGDLETTVELSGRDEIAEMAAALEVFRQHALEIQRLNLVEKLANELQSKNDQLETALGDLQRAQDQIVSQQKLAALGELTAGVAHEIKNPLNFVKNFSEVSEELIEELREVLEEEAESISEDQREYIEEIAGDLTDNLGRIRSHGDRANHIVHDMLMMGRGSGDRQSTDINRLLDEHARLAYHSARATDTEFQLDLKQDLDPDVGELEVVSQDLGRVFLNMVGNACYATDEKRRTGADSDGERYFPTLWLKTRRGAESIEVRIKDNGMGMPEEIIDKIFNPFFTTKPTDQGTGLGLAISSDIVRQHGGNIRVESEPGVGTEMIVELPLEPPAAALAGAADGDGAATEATSV from the coding sequence ATGACCGCGTGGATCCAGCGCCGGCTGGCCAGCCGCTATCGAATCTCCACCCAACTGCTCCTTGGCATCTGGGGCGCTGTTGCGCTGACAGTCGCCGCGGGATTGGTCGGCTGGTTTTCCTTCAACCGCGTCGGTGACGAGCAGAGCCGCGTCAACGAGGGCAGCGTGCCCGAGCTGGCTGCCGCATTCGGTGTGGCCGACTACAGCAGCACGCTGGTCGCCGCCGCCCCGCGGCTCACCACGGCCCCCACCCTCGACGACGTGGCGCGCGCCGCCATCAGCATCGACGAGGCCTATGGCGCACTTGAGGAGCAACTGGCGGTACTCGAGCGCGGCGCGGCGGAAGATGAGCGCGTGCAGCGGATTCGCGCCCACGCCGACTCCTTGATCGCCAATATCGAGTCCATCGAGGCGGATATGGCCTACTTCTTTGACCTCACCGAGCGCAGCGCCGCCCTGCGGCTCGAGCTTGCCGACCTGCGTTTCCGCCTGGATAGCGTGGTCATTCCAGCGATTGACGACCAGTTCTTTTACGCCATGACGGGCTATCGCAACCTGGGCGAAGCGCCGGCGCCGCGGAATGAACACTTCTCGGAAACCGAGTTCAGCAGCTATCGGCGCTTGGCTGAAATGCAAGCCGACGCCAGCATCGCCGAACAGCTGCTGGCCTCCGCCTCGATTCTGTCCGAACCCGCCTTGCTGGAAGCGCTGCGCGAGCGTTTCGAGGCTGCCGCCCGTCGCATTCAGCGCAACCTGGCGGCGCTTGAATCCGACGCACTGCGCGCCGAGGTTGCGCCGGTTTTCGATCAGCTGCTCGAACTTGGCATCGGCGAGCAGACTGGCTTCGACCTCCTTGCTGCCGAGCTGGAGCTGGTTGCCCGACAGCGCGACCTTCTGGCCAGCAACCAGGAGATCACGGTAGACCTGATCGCGGAGGTCAACGGCCTGGTGAGCGCCGCCGAAGCCAGTGTCGAGGAGGCCACCGGCGCCTCGACGCAGGCGATCTTCACCGGCCGCGTCCTCCTGCTGGCCATTAGCGCGGTGAGCGTCACCGGCGCCGTTCTGATTGCCTGGCTTTTCGTCGGTCGCTTCATTTCGAGCCGGCTGCAGATGCTCTCGGACTGGATGCGGCGCCTCGCCGGCGGCGACCTGGAGACGACCGTGGAACTCAGTGGTCGCGATGAGATCGCGGAGATGGCGGCCGCCCTCGAAGTCTTTCGGCAGCACGCGCTGGAAATCCAGCGGCTAAACCTGGTTGAAAAGCTGGCCAACGAGCTCCAGAGCAAGAACGATCAGCTGGAAACGGCGCTTGGCGACTTGCAACGCGCCCAGGACCAAATCGTCTCGCAGCAGAAGCTGGCGGCCCTGGGTGAGCTGACCGCCGGCGTGGCCCACGAGATCAAGAACCCGCTGAACTTCGTGAAGAATTTCTCGGAAGTGTCCGAGGAGCTCATCGAGGAGTTGAGAGAGGTCCTCGAAGAAGAAGCCGAGAGCATTAGCGAGGACCAACGCGAATACATTGAAGAAATAGCCGGCGACCTCACCGACAACCTTGGACGCATCCGCTCCCACGGCGACCGCGCCAACCACATCGTCCATGACATGCTGATGATGGGCCGTGGCTCAGGCGATCGGCAGTCCACGGACATCAACCGGCTGCTGGACGAGCACGCGCGGCTCGCCTATCACAGCGCGCGGGCGACGGATACGGAGTTCCAGCTCGACCTGAAGCAAGATCTGGACCCGGATGTCGGTGAACTCGAGGTCGTCTCGCAGGATCTCGGCCGAGTATTTCTCAACATGGTGGGCAACGCCTGCTACGCCACGGACGAGAAACGCCGCACCGGCGCCGACTCCGACGGCGAGCGCTACTTCCCCACGCTGTGGCTCAAGACCCGGCGCGGCGCCGAGAGTATCGAGGTCCGGATCAAGGACAACGGCATGGGGATGCCTGAAGAAATCATCGACAAGATCTTCAACCCGTTCTTTACGACCAAGCCGACCGACCAGGGCACCGGGCTCGGCCTTGCCATATCCAGCGATATCGTGCGTCAGCACGGCGGCAATATCCGCGTCGAATCCGAACCGGGCGTAGGCACCGAGATGATCGTCGAGTTGCCCCTGGAACCGCCGGCGGCGGCGCTGGCCGGAGCCGCCGATGGCGACGGCGCCGCGACGGAGGCGACATCCGTCTAG
- a CDS encoding DUF2461 domain-containing protein: MTHAHFSDELFEFLHELRLNNNRDWFQAQKARYEAVVLRPMAAFVADFGDYLPSISPHFVADPRTHGGSIFRIYRDVRFSKDKSPYKTHAALHFRHETGREVHGPGFYLHLAPGEVYAGVGIWRPASATLAKIRDAIVAHPTRWTQAISDREFAEAFALEGESLKRPPRGYDADHPHIDDLKRKDFVASTDFMQKDATSPDFIERYADACRTAAPFMEFLTTAVGLAW, translated from the coding sequence ATGACACACGCGCACTTCAGCGATGAGCTGTTTGAGTTCTTGCACGAGCTGCGGTTGAACAACAATCGGGATTGGTTTCAGGCGCAGAAGGCGAGATACGAAGCCGTGGTGCTGCGGCCGATGGCGGCCTTCGTGGCCGATTTCGGCGACTACCTGCCGAGTATCAGCCCACACTTCGTGGCGGATCCGCGCACACATGGCGGCTCGATCTTTCGAATCTACCGCGACGTTCGGTTTTCCAAAGACAAGAGTCCCTACAAGACCCACGCCGCCTTGCACTTCCGTCACGAGACGGGCCGCGAGGTTCACGGTCCGGGCTTCTATCTGCACCTGGCGCCGGGGGAGGTGTACGCGGGCGTGGGAATCTGGCGGCCGGCCTCGGCGACGCTGGCGAAGATTCGAGACGCCATCGTGGCCCACCCGACGAGGTGGACGCAGGCAATATCCGACAGGGAATTCGCCGAGGCATTTGCGCTGGAGGGTGAGTCGCTCAAGCGGCCGCCGCGAGGCTACGACGCCGACCATCCGCACATCGACGACCTGAAGCGCAAGGATTTCGTCGCGTCGACGGACTTCATGCAGAAGGACGCCACATCGCCCGACTTCATCGAGCGATATGCGGACGCATGCCGCACGGCGGCGCCCTTCATGGAGTTCCTGACCACCGCCGTCGGCTTGGCCTGGTAG
- a CDS encoding circularly permuted type 2 ATP-grasp protein: MLLPDGTPRDHCRPLYDALRRMSSEELSGVQERATRSFSHEGISFTVYGEAEAQERIIPIDCLPRLLSSEDWRLIESGLAQRLTALNRFLEDVYNEARIVADGVIPTDVIRGCPQFRIEMRGFSPPHGVWVAVCGTDIVRTNDGFHVLEDNLRVPSGVSYMIANRKVIKSGLRRIYRGARVREVEHYGRLLRTTLRELAPAGRSDPCIALLTPGVYNAAFYEHMFLAGEIGAELVEGRDLVVNDGVVYMRTTAGLRRVDVIYRRIDDDFLDPLVFRPDSLLGVPGLLHACKRGSVSLVNAPGTGVADDKSVYAYVPDMIRYYLGDEPILANVETHLCRRPESLEYTLDNLANLVVKRVGESGGYGMLVGPHATPAERAAYADELRANPADFIAQPVLALSRAPCLIDGRFEPRHVDLRPFVLNGRQTRIVPGAFCRVALRRGSLVVNSSQGGGGKDLWVLNDQAT, translated from the coding sequence ATGCTGCTGCCCGATGGCACCCCGCGGGATCACTGCCGGCCGCTCTATGACGCCCTGCGCCGAATGTCCTCCGAGGAGCTCAGCGGCGTCCAGGAACGCGCGACCCGCTCCTTTTCGCATGAGGGCATTTCGTTCACGGTCTACGGCGAGGCCGAAGCCCAGGAGCGAATCATTCCCATCGACTGCCTGCCTCGACTGCTGTCCAGCGAGGATTGGCGGCTGATCGAGTCGGGCCTCGCGCAGCGGCTCACCGCGCTCAATCGATTCCTGGAAGACGTCTATAACGAGGCCCGAATCGTCGCCGATGGGGTGATCCCCACGGACGTCATCCGCGGCTGCCCGCAATTTCGCATCGAAATGCGCGGCTTCTCACCGCCGCACGGCGTCTGGGTGGCGGTCTGCGGCACCGACATCGTGCGCACCAACGACGGATTTCACGTGCTCGAAGACAACCTTCGCGTCCCGTCCGGCGTGTCGTACATGATTGCCAATCGGAAAGTGATCAAGTCTGGATTGCGGCGGATCTATCGCGGCGCCCGGGTGCGCGAGGTGGAGCACTATGGACGCTTGCTGCGGACGACTCTGCGTGAGTTGGCGCCCGCCGGACGCTCCGATCCATGCATCGCTCTGCTGACGCCCGGGGTCTACAACGCGGCCTTCTACGAGCACATGTTTCTGGCCGGGGAAATCGGCGCGGAGCTGGTGGAGGGTCGCGACCTGGTCGTGAACGACGGCGTCGTCTACATGCGCACGACCGCGGGGCTGCGTCGCGTCGACGTGATCTACCGGCGCATCGACGACGATTTTCTCGACCCGCTGGTCTTCCGTCCGGACTCGCTGCTCGGCGTGCCCGGGTTGCTCCACGCCTGCAAACGCGGCAGCGTTTCCCTGGTGAATGCTCCCGGAACCGGCGTTGCGGACGACAAGAGCGTCTACGCCTACGTGCCCGACATGATTCGCTACTACCTGGGGGACGAGCCGATCCTGGCGAACGTTGAAACGCACCTCTGCCGCCGGCCTGAGAGCCTCGAGTACACGCTCGACAACCTGGCGAACCTGGTGGTCAAGCGCGTGGGAGAGTCGGGAGGCTACGGCATGCTCGTGGGTCCTCATGCGACACCCGCGGAGCGCGCGGCCTATGCCGATGAGCTGCGGGCCAACCCGGCGGACTTCATCGCGCAGCCGGTGCTCGCGCTTTCCCGCGCGCCGTGTCTCATCGACGGCCGCTTCGAGCCGAGGCACGTCGACCTTCGGCCCTTTGTGCTCAATGGTCGCCAGACGCGTATCGTTCCCGGGGCATTTTGCCGCGTGGCCCTGCGACGGGGAAGCCTGGTGGTGAACTCCAGCCAGGGCGGCGGCGGAAAGGACCTCTGGGTCCTCAACGACCAGGCAACCTGA